Proteins found in one Columba livia isolate bColLiv1 breed racing homer chromosome 11, bColLiv1.pat.W.v2, whole genome shotgun sequence genomic segment:
- the TPM1 gene encoding tropomyosin alpha-1 chain isoform X23, translating to MAAMSSLEAVRRKIRSLQEQADAAEERAGRLQREVDQERALREEAESEVASLNRRIQLVEEELDRAQERLATALQKLEEAEKAADESERGMKVIENRAQKDEEKMEIQEIQLKEAKHIAEEADRKYEEVARKLVIIESDLERAEERAELSESQVRQLEEQLRIMDQTLKALMAAEDKYSQKEDKYEEEIKVLTDKLKEAETRAEFAERSVTKLEKSIDDLEEKVAHAKEENLSMHQMLDQTLLELNNM from the exons ATGGCGGCCATGAGCTCGCTGGAGGCCGTGCGGAGGAAGATCCGGAgcctgcaggagcaggcagaCGCTGCCGAGGAGCGGGCGGGCCGGCTGCAGCGGGAGGTGGACCAGGAGCGGGCGCTGCGGGAGGAG GCTGAGAGTGAAGTTGCTTCTCTGAACAGACGCATCCAACTGGTTGAGGAAGAGTTGGATCGGGCTCAGGAGCGCTTGGCTACTGCCCTGCAGaagctggaggaggctgagaagGCTGCAGATGAGAGTGAAAG AGGAATGAAGGTCATTGAAAACAGAGCCCAGAAGGatgaagagaaaatggaaatccAAGAGATCCAGCTTAAAGAAGCTAAGCACATTGCTGAAGAGGCTGACCGCAAGTATGAAGAG GTGGCTCGTAAGCTTGTGATCATTGAGAGTGACCTGGAGCGGGCTGAGGAACGTGCTGAACTATCAGAAAG CCAAGTCCGACAGCTGGAAGAACAGTTAAGAATAATGGATCAAACCTTGAAAGCATTAATGGCTGCAGAGGATAAG TACtcacagaaagaagacaaataCGAAGAGGAGATTAAAGTCCTGACTGACAAACTGAAGGAG GCTGAGACCCGTGCTGAATTTGCTGAGAGGTCAGTAACCAAGCTGGAGAAGAGCATCGATGACCTAGAAG AGAAAGTGGCGCATGCCAAAGAAGAAAACCTTAGTATGCATCAGATGCTGGATCAAACTTTACTGGAGTTAAACAACATGTGA
- the TPM1 gene encoding tropomyosin alpha-1 chain isoform X30, with protein MAAMSSLEAVRRKIRSLQEQADAAEERAGRLQREVDQERALREEAESEVASLNRRIQLVEEELDRAQERLATALQKLEEAEKAADESERGMKVIENRAQKDEEKMEIQEIQLKEAKHIAEEADRKYEEVARKLVIIESDLERAEERAELSESKCAELEEELKTVTNNLKSLEAQAEKYSQKEDKYEEEIKVLTDKLKEAETRAEFAERSVTKLEKSIDDLEDNFLCFTSPKTSSSGWIKHLSKLWMFHGLFVLSSSLLDYSSSTCLRTCSLCALLYRNSTSLNVK; from the exons ATGGCGGCCATGAGCTCGCTGGAGGCCGTGCGGAGGAAGATCCGGAgcctgcaggagcaggcagaCGCTGCCGAGGAGCGGGCGGGCCGGCTGCAGCGGGAGGTGGACCAGGAGCGGGCGCTGCGGGAGGAG GCTGAGAGTGAAGTTGCTTCTCTGAACAGACGCATCCAACTGGTTGAGGAAGAGTTGGATCGGGCTCAGGAGCGCTTGGCTACTGCCCTGCAGaagctggaggaggctgagaagGCTGCAGATGAGAGTGAAAG AGGAATGAAGGTCATTGAAAACAGAGCCCAGAAGGatgaagagaaaatggaaatccAAGAGATCCAGCTTAAAGAAGCTAAGCACATTGCTGAAGAGGCTGACCGCAAGTATGAAGAG GTGGCTCGTAAGCTTGTGATCATTGAGAGTGACCTGGAGCGGGCTGAGGAACGTGCTGAACTATCAGAAAG CAAATGTGCTGAGCTTGAAGAGGAGTTGAAAACTGTGACCAACAACCTGAAGTCGCTGGAGGCTCAGGCTGAGAAG TACtcacagaaagaagacaaataCGAAGAGGAGATTAAAGTCCTGACTGACAAACTGAAGGAG GCTGAGACCCGTGCTGAATTTGCTGAGAGGTCAGTAACCAAGCTGGAGAAGAGCATCGATGACCTAGAAG ataattttctttgcttcacCTCTCCAAAGACATCTTCATCGGGTTGGATAAAACATCTTTCCAAGCTTTGGATGTTTCATGGGTTATTTGTCCTGTCTTCTAGCTTACTTGACTATTCCTCTAGCACCTGTCTCAGAACATGCTCTCTTTGTGCTCTGCTGTACAGAAACTCTACATCTCTCAATGTAAAATAA
- the TPM1 gene encoding tropomyosin alpha-1 chain isoform X25, with protein sequence MAAMSSLEAVRRKIRSLQEQADAAEERAGRLQREVDQERALREEAESEVASLNRRIQLVEEELDRAQERLATALQKLEEAEKAADESERGMKVIENRAQKDEEKMEIQEIQLKEAKHIAEEADRKYEEVARKLVIIESDLERAEERAELSESQVRQLEEQLRIMDQTLKALMAAEDKYSQKEDKYEEEIKVLTDKLKEAETRAEFAERSVTKLEKSIDDLEDQLYQQLEQNSRLTNELKLALNED encoded by the exons ATGGCGGCCATGAGCTCGCTGGAGGCCGTGCGGAGGAAGATCCGGAgcctgcaggagcaggcagaCGCTGCCGAGGAGCGGGCGGGCCGGCTGCAGCGGGAGGTGGACCAGGAGCGGGCGCTGCGGGAGGAG GCTGAGAGTGAAGTTGCTTCTCTGAACAGACGCATCCAACTGGTTGAGGAAGAGTTGGATCGGGCTCAGGAGCGCTTGGCTACTGCCCTGCAGaagctggaggaggctgagaagGCTGCAGATGAGAGTGAAAG AGGAATGAAGGTCATTGAAAACAGAGCCCAGAAGGatgaagagaaaatggaaatccAAGAGATCCAGCTTAAAGAAGCTAAGCACATTGCTGAAGAGGCTGACCGCAAGTATGAAGAG GTGGCTCGTAAGCTTGTGATCATTGAGAGTGACCTGGAGCGGGCTGAGGAACGTGCTGAACTATCAGAAAG CCAAGTCCGACAGCTGGAAGAACAGTTAAGAATAATGGATCAAACCTTGAAAGCATTAATGGCTGCAGAGGATAAG TACtcacagaaagaagacaaataCGAAGAGGAGATTAAAGTCCTGACTGACAAACTGAAGGAG GCTGAGACCCGTGCTGAATTTGCTGAGAGGTCAGTAACCAAGCTGGAGAAGAGCATCGATGACCTAGAAG ACCAACTCTACCAGCAACTTGAGCAAAACAGTCGCCTAACTAATGAACTAAAGCTGGCATTGAATGAGGATTAA
- the TPM1 gene encoding tropomyosin alpha-1 chain isoform X31 — translation MAAMSSLEAVRRKIRSLQEQADAAEERAGRLQREVDQERALREEAESEVASLNRRIQLVEEELDRAQERLATALQKLEEAEKAADESERGMKVIENRAQKDEEKMEIQEIQLKEAKHIAEEADRKYEEVARKLVIIESDLERAEERAELSESQVRQLEEQLRIMDQTLKALMAAEDKYSQKEDKYEEEIKVLTDKLKEAETRAEFAERSVTKLEKSIDDLEDNFLCFTSPKTSSSGWIKHLSKLWMFHGLFVLSSSLLDYSSSTCLRTCSLCALLYRNSTSLNVK, via the exons ATGGCGGCCATGAGCTCGCTGGAGGCCGTGCGGAGGAAGATCCGGAgcctgcaggagcaggcagaCGCTGCCGAGGAGCGGGCGGGCCGGCTGCAGCGGGAGGTGGACCAGGAGCGGGCGCTGCGGGAGGAG GCTGAGAGTGAAGTTGCTTCTCTGAACAGACGCATCCAACTGGTTGAGGAAGAGTTGGATCGGGCTCAGGAGCGCTTGGCTACTGCCCTGCAGaagctggaggaggctgagaagGCTGCAGATGAGAGTGAAAG AGGAATGAAGGTCATTGAAAACAGAGCCCAGAAGGatgaagagaaaatggaaatccAAGAGATCCAGCTTAAAGAAGCTAAGCACATTGCTGAAGAGGCTGACCGCAAGTATGAAGAG GTGGCTCGTAAGCTTGTGATCATTGAGAGTGACCTGGAGCGGGCTGAGGAACGTGCTGAACTATCAGAAAG CCAAGTCCGACAGCTGGAAGAACAGTTAAGAATAATGGATCAAACCTTGAAAGCATTAATGGCTGCAGAGGATAAG TACtcacagaaagaagacaaataCGAAGAGGAGATTAAAGTCCTGACTGACAAACTGAAGGAG GCTGAGACCCGTGCTGAATTTGCTGAGAGGTCAGTAACCAAGCTGGAGAAGAGCATCGATGACCTAGAAG ataattttctttgcttcacCTCTCCAAAGACATCTTCATCGGGTTGGATAAAACATCTTTCCAAGCTTTGGATGTTTCATGGGTTATTTGTCCTGTCTTCTAGCTTACTTGACTATTCCTCTAGCACCTGTCTCAGAACATGCTCTCTTTGTGCTCTGCTGTACAGAAACTCTACATCTCTCAATGTAAAATAA
- the TPM1 gene encoding tropomyosin alpha-1 chain isoform X20: MAAMSSLEAVRRKIRSLQEQADAAEERAGRLQREVDQERALREEAESEVASLNRRIQLVEEELDRAQERLATALQKLEEAEKAADESERGMKVIENRAQKDEEKMEIQEIQLKEAKHIAEEADRKYEEVARKLVIIESDLERAEERAELSESKCAELEEELKTVTNNLKSLEAQAEKYSQKEDKYEEEIKVLTDKLKEAETRAEFAERSVTKLEKSIDDLEEKVAHAKEENLSMHQMLDQTLLELNNM, from the exons ATGGCGGCCATGAGCTCGCTGGAGGCCGTGCGGAGGAAGATCCGGAgcctgcaggagcaggcagaCGCTGCCGAGGAGCGGGCGGGCCGGCTGCAGCGGGAGGTGGACCAGGAGCGGGCGCTGCGGGAGGAG GCTGAGAGTGAAGTTGCTTCTCTGAACAGACGCATCCAACTGGTTGAGGAAGAGTTGGATCGGGCTCAGGAGCGCTTGGCTACTGCCCTGCAGaagctggaggaggctgagaagGCTGCAGATGAGAGTGAAAG AGGAATGAAGGTCATTGAAAACAGAGCCCAGAAGGatgaagagaaaatggaaatccAAGAGATCCAGCTTAAAGAAGCTAAGCACATTGCTGAAGAGGCTGACCGCAAGTATGAAGAG GTGGCTCGTAAGCTTGTGATCATTGAGAGTGACCTGGAGCGGGCTGAGGAACGTGCTGAACTATCAGAAAG CAAATGTGCTGAGCTTGAAGAGGAGTTGAAAACTGTGACCAACAACCTGAAGTCGCTGGAGGCTCAGGCTGAGAAG TACtcacagaaagaagacaaataCGAAGAGGAGATTAAAGTCCTGACTGACAAACTGAAGGAG GCTGAGACCCGTGCTGAATTTGCTGAGAGGTCAGTAACCAAGCTGGAGAAGAGCATCGATGACCTAGAAG AGAAAGTGGCGCATGCCAAAGAAGAAAACCTTAGTATGCATCAGATGCTGGATCAAACTTTACTGGAGTTAAACAACATGTGA
- the TPM1 gene encoding tropomyosin alpha-1 chain isoform X22, with the protein MAAMSSLEAVRRKIRSLQEQADAAEERAGRLQREVDQERALREEAESEVASLNRRIQLVEEELDRAQERLATALQKLEEAEKAADESERGMKVIENRAQKDEEKMEIQEIQLKEAKHIAEEADRKYEEVARKLVIIESDLERAEERAELSESQVRQLEEQLRIMDQTLKALMAAEDKYSQKEDKYEEEIKVLTDKLKEAETRAEFAERSVTKLEKSIDDLEDELYAQKLKYKAISEELDHALNDMTSM; encoded by the exons ATGGCGGCCATGAGCTCGCTGGAGGCCGTGCGGAGGAAGATCCGGAgcctgcaggagcaggcagaCGCTGCCGAGGAGCGGGCGGGCCGGCTGCAGCGGGAGGTGGACCAGGAGCGGGCGCTGCGGGAGGAG GCTGAGAGTGAAGTTGCTTCTCTGAACAGACGCATCCAACTGGTTGAGGAAGAGTTGGATCGGGCTCAGGAGCGCTTGGCTACTGCCCTGCAGaagctggaggaggctgagaagGCTGCAGATGAGAGTGAAAG AGGAATGAAGGTCATTGAAAACAGAGCCCAGAAGGatgaagagaaaatggaaatccAAGAGATCCAGCTTAAAGAAGCTAAGCACATTGCTGAAGAGGCTGACCGCAAGTATGAAGAG GTGGCTCGTAAGCTTGTGATCATTGAGAGTGACCTGGAGCGGGCTGAGGAACGTGCTGAACTATCAGAAAG CCAAGTCCGACAGCTGGAAGAACAGTTAAGAATAATGGATCAAACCTTGAAAGCATTAATGGCTGCAGAGGATAAG TACtcacagaaagaagacaaataCGAAGAGGAGATTAAAGTCCTGACTGACAAACTGAAGGAG GCTGAGACCCGTGCTGAATTTGCTGAGAGGTCAGTAACCAAGCTGGAGAAGAGCATCGATGACCTAGAAG ATGAGCTCTATGCTCAGAAACTGAAGTACAAAGCCATCAGCGAGGAGCTGGACCACGCTCTCAACGATATGACTTCCATGTAA
- the TPM1 gene encoding tropomyosin alpha-1 chain isoform X24, with amino-acid sequence MAAMSSLEAVRRKIRSLQEQADAAEERAGRLQREVDQERALREEAESEVASLNRRIQLVEEELDRAQERLATALQKLEEAEKAADESERGMKVIENRAQKDEEKMEIQEIQLKEAKHIAEEADRKYEEVARKLVIIESDLERAEERAELSESKCAELEEELKTVTNNLKSLEAQAEKYSQKEDKYEEEIKVLTDKLKEAETRAEFAERSVTKLEKSIDDLEDQLYQQLEQNSRLTNELKLALNED; translated from the exons ATGGCGGCCATGAGCTCGCTGGAGGCCGTGCGGAGGAAGATCCGGAgcctgcaggagcaggcagaCGCTGCCGAGGAGCGGGCGGGCCGGCTGCAGCGGGAGGTGGACCAGGAGCGGGCGCTGCGGGAGGAG GCTGAGAGTGAAGTTGCTTCTCTGAACAGACGCATCCAACTGGTTGAGGAAGAGTTGGATCGGGCTCAGGAGCGCTTGGCTACTGCCCTGCAGaagctggaggaggctgagaagGCTGCAGATGAGAGTGAAAG AGGAATGAAGGTCATTGAAAACAGAGCCCAGAAGGatgaagagaaaatggaaatccAAGAGATCCAGCTTAAAGAAGCTAAGCACATTGCTGAAGAGGCTGACCGCAAGTATGAAGAG GTGGCTCGTAAGCTTGTGATCATTGAGAGTGACCTGGAGCGGGCTGAGGAACGTGCTGAACTATCAGAAAG CAAATGTGCTGAGCTTGAAGAGGAGTTGAAAACTGTGACCAACAACCTGAAGTCGCTGGAGGCTCAGGCTGAGAAG TACtcacagaaagaagacaaataCGAAGAGGAGATTAAAGTCCTGACTGACAAACTGAAGGAG GCTGAGACCCGTGCTGAATTTGCTGAGAGGTCAGTAACCAAGCTGGAGAAGAGCATCGATGACCTAGAAG ACCAACTCTACCAGCAACTTGAGCAAAACAGTCGCCTAACTAATGAACTAAAGCTGGCATTGAATGAGGATTAA
- the TPM1 gene encoding tropomyosin alpha-1 chain isoform X21, translated as MAAMSSLEAVRRKIRSLQEQADAAEERAGRLQREVDQERALREEAESEVASLNRRIQLVEEELDRAQERLATALQKLEEAEKAADESERGMKVIENRAQKDEEKMEIQEIQLKEAKHIAEEADRKYEEVARKLVIIESDLERAEERAELSESQVRQLEEQLRIMDQTLKALMAAEDKYSQKEDKYEEEIKVLTDKLKEAETRAEFAERSVTKLEKSIDDLEDELYAQKLKYKAISEELDHALNDMTSI; from the exons ATGGCGGCCATGAGCTCGCTGGAGGCCGTGCGGAGGAAGATCCGGAgcctgcaggagcaggcagaCGCTGCCGAGGAGCGGGCGGGCCGGCTGCAGCGGGAGGTGGACCAGGAGCGGGCGCTGCGGGAGGAG GCTGAGAGTGAAGTTGCTTCTCTGAACAGACGCATCCAACTGGTTGAGGAAGAGTTGGATCGGGCTCAGGAGCGCTTGGCTACTGCCCTGCAGaagctggaggaggctgagaagGCTGCAGATGAGAGTGAAAG AGGAATGAAGGTCATTGAAAACAGAGCCCAGAAGGatgaagagaaaatggaaatccAAGAGATCCAGCTTAAAGAAGCTAAGCACATTGCTGAAGAGGCTGACCGCAAGTATGAAGAG GTGGCTCGTAAGCTTGTGATCATTGAGAGTGACCTGGAGCGGGCTGAGGAACGTGCTGAACTATCAGAAAG CCAAGTCCGACAGCTGGAAGAACAGTTAAGAATAATGGATCAAACCTTGAAAGCATTAATGGCTGCAGAGGATAAG TACtcacagaaagaagacaaataCGAAGAGGAGATTAAAGTCCTGACTGACAAACTGAAGGAG GCTGAGACCCGTGCTGAATTTGCTGAGAGGTCAGTAACCAAGCTGGAGAAGAGCATCGATGACCTAGAAG ATGAGCTCTATGCTCAGAAACTGAAGTACAAAGCCATCAGCGAGGAGCTGGACCACGCTCTCAACGATATGACTTCCAT ataa